A single region of the Saprospiraceae bacterium genome encodes:
- a CDS encoding ATP-binding protein yields the protein MMSKHNAKASYDYVKIKDVFIELDDYQFYHSPVDSENPSPHFLGREDAKTKLKTILSNTSNPSGCYLVTGFRGMGKTSTVREAIRELHNRSKSKAKSISPKFMEIDIALSQSDIQELDILRQLARQIYLQWLKIYGPIKIARRLFYMSFGGLTSLALFIFLIDHSVIWPSWYEDLTAVGSKIHFINIKKSTLISFGFYFYIIIFFVNLLYAGLIFIKSLLQTFSNKVRMVSVSHHDINDRLENLNSRLNARTLQERSVKLTPQAGLTLGFLKKLNLDYSRLGPVSFETKKQLSYEIATPKEIEKELILILEEMHQLRGLISRFYLIRCILSLAIRQIPWFIIIIDELDKIEPDHFNSREDSLSNPDPEDLSQQRQRQKAVAKLLANMKSFLNTAKAKFIFIGGREMFDAALADVSDRESFYSSIFSSVINIESFFKDKLVKHTGVTGMTEAFICRSIIPKQFHFKGAAPDDKKKKYVSDPDNLLKFYQILQDYLKFEDTSSGDLEAKQRKIVFLLQSFFVFLTYRSNGSPKRLIELFEQYIITGDQALSNGNPRIAVILPEERPNSKRLFLRFSFIKQYEISFTSNLYRPYLILNSRHMKQLDDKLLYSSAFILDHILKFHRHAFSWRNIELIPDIILVNKDPNLRFFIEDKLQFLFNMHIRETVNSIFQYKFFAKVSQEIKLLSKVSDLSAAAFNFTLDESYHLKAWYKRNLQVKMQDYQGFEKVLGSQGYIHAIGYLKNILGDLHYYDREYDEAIIYYTGVVQPLRSSMTNDIKLSNHQIALYVRTKLKIGLCLEKIKLHDSAYSIYRTLILNGRRLVGKANLYQEPKSVSEEDKTHIPVFNNGVQWEKPYRRMQLFLRPHIALLDLIEKQRVDGVTCSNLERNMEEYCAFLEIDNRFPATPQSDSEVTRLDRKRIQTLLADYYNNVGSLLYYKNKNFLRLHEKAINGSFGKFFLTEFSSKKANLYSFTQQLYSPSGEMTPSTSVFYPSLSAFIYYETALRELLLPYRNNILLVTTELLKTAQNLKLKKSKENPSLDDNIFNVLTTLIREPYCSILNATILYFIANLISKMGDAVLSSLSKNSTGSLAIKLLDSFLLPDMEEKLEVIQRYLFTSKKSHPSQFFSLNRAIALYHLAALFYRKANREYSYAFQHKKVLYLIKDYLTFFKEEEKAISALCHFCRKRGKDNMMKIEEFATILFKSITATSNVSNRPQMEKFHEVLSVNKKRSSDKFYDKIYVNLSTAPEIREVILIIEEIRLKMYRLEIEAENIERKQIKKLHPRKLLSSYDLISSMFCRMLELKYRSEYNWWRVNFLMARHLGLKSKKKQKTENIDKKVLRAKTQEVMRYAIQKHYNFEHDDDVVKVFLNHHVNNKESELHCLIADSIFCLWEASRIFKNYETSYITNYSFQANAYYKLGNWIELYNKYQQVESSQSDQIQAGRIQKELDDLIGPAASGLMDQYFFYEMAIQSYEHAKQLHRQGKAYKDMNAKMHFLEDDFNDNLTHFGAGTERFRINIGVIDEKIIALRQALDQNSRVYKYGSYFQER from the coding sequence ATGATGAGTAAACACAATGCTAAGGCTTCTTATGATTATGTCAAAATCAAGGATGTTTTTATCGAGCTGGACGATTATCAATTTTATCACAGTCCTGTGGATTCCGAAAATCCCAGCCCTCATTTTCTAGGGCGTGAAGATGCTAAAACGAAACTAAAAACCATCCTGTCGAATACCAGTAACCCTAGTGGCTGTTATCTAGTTACTGGGTTTAGAGGGATGGGAAAAACCAGTACGGTTAGAGAAGCAATCAGAGAACTTCATAATAGATCTAAGTCCAAAGCTAAATCTATCTCTCCAAAATTTATGGAAATTGATATTGCACTTTCTCAAAGTGACATACAAGAGTTGGATATATTGCGACAGTTGGCTAGACAAATATATCTTCAATGGCTAAAGATATATGGCCCTATTAAAATTGCCCGCCGATTATTTTACATGAGTTTTGGAGGACTTACCTCTCTTGCTCTTTTCATTTTCCTAATCGACCATTCTGTAATTTGGCCTAGCTGGTATGAGGACTTAACAGCTGTTGGAAGTAAAATTCACTTCATCAATATTAAAAAATCTACATTAATCAGCTTCGGCTTTTATTTTTATATCATCATCTTTTTCGTAAACCTCCTATACGCTGGTCTAATTTTCATCAAAAGCCTCCTTCAAACATTTTCAAATAAAGTCCGTATGGTTTCTGTATCCCACCATGATATAAATGACCGTTTAGAGAACTTAAACTCAAGATTAAATGCTAGAACACTCCAAGAAAGAAGTGTAAAACTAACACCACAGGCTGGCTTAACTCTCGGTTTTCTCAAAAAACTAAACTTAGACTATTCCAGACTAGGCCCTGTTTCCTTTGAAACTAAAAAGCAACTATCTTATGAAATTGCTACGCCTAAAGAGATTGAAAAAGAATTGATCCTTATTCTGGAAGAAATGCATCAATTGAGAGGTTTGATCTCACGTTTTTATTTGATACGTTGTATTTTGTCCCTAGCAATAAGGCAAATTCCTTGGTTTATCATCATCATTGATGAGTTGGATAAAATTGAACCCGACCATTTTAATTCCCGAGAAGATAGCCTTTCCAATCCTGACCCTGAAGACCTTTCTCAACAACGTCAACGCCAGAAAGCAGTGGCTAAGTTGTTGGCGAACATGAAAAGTTTTCTAAATACAGCCAAGGCTAAATTCATTTTTATTGGAGGGAGAGAAATGTTTGACGCAGCGCTGGCAGATGTCTCAGACCGAGAATCATTTTATAGTAGTATTTTTAGTAGTGTCATTAACATTGAGAGTTTTTTTAAAGATAAACTGGTAAAGCATACCGGCGTGACAGGTATGACAGAAGCTTTTATCTGCCGTTCCATTATCCCAAAGCAATTTCATTTTAAGGGTGCTGCTCCTGACGATAAGAAAAAAAAGTATGTTTCTGACCCAGATAACCTTTTAAAATTCTATCAAATTCTACAAGATTATCTAAAGTTTGAAGACACTTCCAGCGGAGATTTGGAGGCTAAGCAACGTAAGATCGTCTTTCTTCTACAAAGCTTTTTCGTTTTCTTAACCTATCGAAGTAATGGTAGCCCCAAACGTCTGATTGAATTATTTGAGCAATATATTATCACTGGTGATCAAGCGCTAAGTAATGGAAATCCAAGAATTGCAGTCATATTACCAGAAGAAAGACCCAATTCAAAGCGCCTGTTTTTACGCTTTAGTTTCATTAAACAATACGAAATCAGCTTCACCTCAAACCTTTATCGTCCATATTTGATTCTTAACAGTCGGCATATGAAGCAATTAGATGATAAGCTGTTATATTCTTCGGCCTTCATCCTTGATCATATTTTAAAGTTCCATCGGCATGCCTTTTCTTGGCGAAATATAGAATTGATTCCTGATATCATATTAGTCAATAAGGATCCTAATCTTCGCTTTTTTATTGAGGATAAATTACAGTTCTTATTTAATATGCATATTCGGGAGACGGTGAATTCTATCTTCCAGTATAAATTCTTTGCTAAGGTATCACAAGAAATAAAACTTCTTTCTAAGGTCTCAGACCTGAGTGCGGCGGCTTTTAATTTTACTTTGGATGAATCTTACCACCTCAAGGCTTGGTATAAAAGAAACCTACAAGTAAAAATGCAAGACTATCAAGGTTTCGAGAAGGTACTGGGAAGCCAAGGTTATATTCATGCAATTGGGTATTTAAAAAATATCTTAGGAGATCTTCACTATTATGATCGAGAATATGATGAAGCTATCATCTATTATACTGGCGTAGTCCAACCCTTGCGTTCTAGTATGACCAATGATATAAAATTATCAAATCATCAAATTGCCTTGTACGTACGCACTAAGTTAAAAATTGGACTTTGCCTGGAAAAAATAAAATTGCATGATTCAGCCTATTCTATCTATAGGACTTTAATCCTGAATGGCCGTCGTTTGGTGGGAAAGGCCAATTTATATCAGGAGCCAAAATCTGTTTCGGAAGAAGACAAAACGCATATCCCTGTTTTTAATAATGGCGTACAATGGGAAAAGCCTTATCGGCGTATGCAGCTGTTCTTACGACCTCATATCGCCCTGCTTGACCTAATAGAAAAACAAAGGGTTGATGGCGTAACTTGCAGTAATTTGGAGCGAAATATGGAGGAGTATTGTGCCTTTTTGGAAATAGATAATCGTTTTCCAGCTACACCCCAAAGTGATTCGGAAGTAACTCGTTTGGATCGAAAGAGGATTCAGACACTACTAGCCGATTATTACAACAATGTTGGTAGCTTACTTTATTACAAAAACAAGAACTTCTTGCGCCTTCATGAGAAAGCCATTAATGGTAGCTTTGGCAAATTTTTCCTTACAGAATTTAGTTCAAAAAAAGCAAATCTGTATAGTTTCACTCAGCAGCTTTATAGTCCATCAGGAGAAATGACACCTAGCACAAGTGTTTTTTATCCTTCGCTTTCCGCTTTTATTTATTACGAGACAGCCCTGCGTGAGTTATTGTTGCCATACAGGAATAATATCTTATTGGTTACTACGGAACTCCTTAAAACAGCGCAAAATCTAAAGCTTAAAAAAAGCAAGGAAAACCCAAGCTTGGATGATAATATTTTTAATGTTTTAACAACGCTAATTAGAGAACCCTATTGCTCTATTTTGAATGCAACTATACTTTACTTCATAGCAAACCTTATCAGTAAAATGGGAGATGCGGTCCTTTCGAGTCTATCCAAAAACTCAACGGGAAGCCTGGCCATTAAGCTATTGGATTCTTTTCTTTTGCCAGACATGGAGGAGAAATTGGAAGTTATCCAACGATATCTTTTTACCTCTAAAAAGAGTCACCCGTCCCAGTTTTTCAGCTTAAACCGAGCCATAGCACTTTATCATTTGGCCGCACTATTTTACAGAAAGGCTAACCGCGAATATAGTTATGCGTTCCAGCATAAGAAAGTATTGTACCTTATCAAAGACTATCTAACTTTTTTCAAAGAAGAAGAAAAGGCTATTTCTGCGCTATGCCATTTTTGCAGAAAGAGAGGCAAGGATAATATGATGAAAATTGAAGAATTTGCTACCATCCTTTTTAAGTCAATCACTGCTACAAGTAATGTTTCGAATCGACCACAAATGGAAAAGTTCCATGAGGTGCTTTCGGTCAACAAAAAGCGTTCATCGGATAAGTTCTATGATAAGATTTATGTTAATTTATCCACAGCACCAGAAATTAGAGAAGTTATTCTAATCATTGAAGAGATAAGGCTTAAAATGTATAGGCTAGAAATAGAGGCGGAAAATATAGAACGTAAACAAATAAAGAAGCTGCATCCACGAAAACTTTTGAGTTCGTACGACCTCATTAGTAGTATGTTTTGTCGCATGTTGGAGTTGAAGTATAGGAGTGAATACAATTGGTGGCGTGTCAATTTTTTGATGGCACGACATTTAGGCCTCAAATCTAAAAAGAAGCAGAAAACTGAAAATATAGACAAAAAAGTACTTCGAGCTAAGACCCAGGAGGTCATGCGCTATGCGATACAAAAACATTATAATTTTGAGCACGATGATGATGTGGTTAAGGTATTTTTGAATCATCATGTTAATAATAAGGAATCGGAACTCCATTGCCTAATTGCGGATTCCATTTTTTGCCTCTGGGAAGCTTCTCGAATTTTCAAAAATTATGAGACTAGTTATATCACAAATTACTCCTTCCAAGCAAATGCCTATTACAAACTGGGCAACTGGATCGAACTTTATAATAAGTACCAACAAGTGGAAAGTAGCCAATCTGATCAAATTCAAGCTGGACGAATACAAAAAGAACTAGACGATCTCATCGGTCCAGCAGCTAGTGGTCTAATGGATCAATACTTCTTCTATGAAATGGCCATTCAGTCCTATGAACATGCCAAACAGCTACACCGCCAAGGAAAAGCCTATAAGGACATGAATGCCAAGATGCATTTTTTAGAAGATGATTTCAATGATAATCTAACCCACTTCGGTGCAGGTACAGAGCGATTCCGTATCAATATTGGCGTTATCGATGAAAAAATAATAGCGCTTCGACAAGCCTTAGATCAAAACTCTCGGGTTTATAAATATGGAAGTTACTTTCAAGAAAGGTAG